Proteins co-encoded in one Actinomadura luteofluorescens genomic window:
- a CDS encoding glycosyltransferase, with protein sequence MSRIVIFAAGSRGDIQPCVALGRALRARGDDVRLVASARYSPMVVAAGLELAPLTADPMEILESDAGQELLAGGRNPVKFLGGFRRILGPMAERLLAECSDACKGADLILGPTLGFLPRHLGEHLGVPWALIHFQPSEPTGAFPHPFVPQARVLGPWANRATFHAVDQIAWQLSRPFINPWRDETLGLPRLPLRGRRADGGPVLACFSPVVVPRPKDWASNVNLTGYWFLDEPEWEPPGELAEFLAAGPAPVYVGFGSMVPKDAEMTGMAVCAALKLAGVRGIVQGDPATSDEDVFAVRDVPHSWLFPRMAAVVHHGGAGTTAAGLRAGVPTVVCPFFGDQPYWGERVAALGAGPAPLPFRAMTVPRLAKKIRRAVRDQGMADQASVLGQRIRDEDGVGRAQEIIDSLL encoded by the coding sequence GTGAGCCGGATCGTGATCTTCGCGGCGGGGTCGCGGGGGGACATCCAGCCCTGCGTGGCGCTGGGACGCGCGCTGCGGGCGCGGGGGGACGACGTGCGGCTGGTGGCGAGTGCACGGTACTCGCCGATGGTCGTCGCGGCGGGGCTGGAGCTGGCGCCCCTGACGGCTGATCCGATGGAGATTCTCGAATCGGACGCCGGGCAGGAGTTGCTGGCCGGCGGGCGTAATCCGGTGAAGTTCCTCGGCGGCTTCCGGCGGATCCTCGGGCCGATGGCCGAGCGGCTGCTGGCGGAGTGTTCGGACGCCTGTAAAGGCGCGGACCTGATCTTGGGCCCCACACTGGGTTTCCTTCCTCGGCATCTGGGCGAACATCTCGGTGTTCCGTGGGCGTTGATCCATTTCCAGCCGAGCGAGCCGACCGGGGCGTTCCCGCACCCGTTCGTCCCGCAGGCGCGCGTGCTCGGGCCATGGGCGAACCGGGCGACCTTCCACGCGGTCGATCAGATCGCGTGGCAGCTTTCGCGCCCGTTCATCAACCCGTGGCGGGACGAGACGCTGGGCTTGCCGCGGCTGCCGCTGCGAGGCCGGCGGGCCGACGGCGGCCCGGTGCTGGCGTGCTTCAGTCCGGTGGTGGTTCCGCGCCCCAAGGACTGGGCCTCCAACGTGAACCTGACGGGCTACTGGTTCCTCGACGAGCCCGAATGGGAGCCGCCCGGGGAGCTCGCGGAGTTCCTGGCGGCGGGGCCCGCGCCGGTGTACGTCGGGTTCGGGAGCATGGTGCCCAAAGACGCCGAGATGACCGGGATGGCCGTGTGTGCGGCCCTGAAGCTCGCCGGGGTCCGAGGGATCGTGCAGGGCGACCCGGCGACATCGGACGAGGACGTCTTCGCCGTTCGGGACGTGCCGCACTCATGGCTGTTCCCGCGCATGGCGGCGGTCGTGCACCACGGTGGCGCCGGCACGACGGCGGCGGGGCTTCGGGCAGGGGTGCCCACCGTGGTGTGCCCGTTCTTCGGCGACCAGCCGTACTGGGGCGAACGCGTCGCGGCGTTGGGGGCGGGGCCCGCCCCCCTGCCATTCCGCGCGATGACCGTGCCGCGGCTCGCCAAGAAGATCCGGCGTGCGGTCCGGGATCAGGGGATGGCCGACCAGGCGAGTGTGCTGGGGCAGCGCATTCGGGACGAGGACGGCGTCGGACGGGCACAAGAGATCATCGACTCGCTCCTTTGA
- a CDS encoding MDR family MFS transporter, with translation MDNTVVANALPTIMSDLDMSNSAKDWVATGYILMFSCLMVAGGRLTDVFGCRVTFVSGMVVFTAASAVCGLAPDSATLILARVAQGAGAALALPATQVMVTVGRTDKQRSLGTIVWVGAGSSATALGPTIGGFIVQQWSWGWIFLINIVPGILVILLGLVVLTGKGENRDARVDLPGVLISATMLFAFTYGLESGNKHGWADPSVLSVFALAFIALACFILVESWAPDPMINLRFFRNRVFAGGLLSQMLYGIGFNGMIFYSATFLQRFLGFSPPQAGLVMLPPSIAIMVMTPVAFWLAAKLGPRPAIGGGLALMAFGMFLFSTIQQGDGYADLMPGVMIVGVGAAMGMPLVMYVLKAVPEQQAGVASGIINVIREASGAFGIAIVGLLIHHVPDEGASAAELETFRSGTASGLILGAVLVLIGGLISGLTLPSRRGWLGPKHGKSSPLVEPTPRRPAEPPRDPVPALTAPIAVATPPGEPLPLPLTWEEDPMPEPTPGPHWWTDTPPKPHDDTYTWTTETPWPPPPPTPNPWKDWPTPTDPPPTTPTEPPPTAAEPPPTAAEPPPTATPTPPPANKPPSNTPPTPPPLSLPPNTPPAPPPQRNLPHPPTPKPSGSAAPPLNEPPGNLTAPCGQAEPLHSPGPRDASETAEASDSPGHEWAPPREITPGTGAPEDRPLGNGSAPRPSAAEQEHKPTSPHLERATRQPKKDPGQQAAPGQPTEGIKSPLTNNSGTTAGSTEKLPTETTTAPGHRHPAAPGELTDPGASSEHRLDSNPQTTAGVAATRPAEDVKTPLDEQPTTPTEGGRAPFSGNSGAAAESTGQPTSGSTAAPSDEHPTAPRYGHPAEPGERADLGESGAQWLDGPEANAGVATTRPAEGAKAAPGGRSIGLPEATSPEMGDGLLGGGSEGGDGGAESLVDGGSAGAGEADGGSGGRPAPPEGWYEPYVPEEEPAEKPHIVPRSDAW, from the coding sequence ATGGACAACACGGTGGTCGCGAACGCGCTGCCCACCATCATGAGCGACCTCGACATGTCCAACTCGGCCAAGGACTGGGTCGCCACCGGCTACATCCTGATGTTCTCCTGCCTGATGGTGGCGGGCGGGCGGCTCACCGACGTCTTCGGCTGCCGCGTGACCTTCGTGTCCGGGATGGTCGTCTTCACCGCCGCGTCCGCCGTCTGCGGCCTCGCCCCCGACTCGGCGACCCTCATCCTCGCCCGCGTCGCGCAGGGCGCCGGCGCCGCCCTGGCCCTCCCCGCCACGCAGGTCATGGTCACCGTCGGCCGCACCGACAAGCAGCGCTCCCTCGGCACGATCGTCTGGGTCGGCGCCGGCTCCAGCGCCACCGCCCTCGGCCCCACCATCGGCGGCTTCATCGTCCAGCAGTGGAGCTGGGGCTGGATCTTCCTGATCAACATCGTCCCCGGCATCCTCGTCATCCTGCTCGGCCTCGTCGTCCTCACCGGCAAGGGCGAGAACCGCGACGCCCGCGTCGACCTGCCCGGCGTCCTCATCTCCGCCACGATGCTGTTCGCCTTCACCTACGGGCTGGAGTCGGGGAACAAGCACGGCTGGGCCGACCCGTCCGTCCTCAGCGTGTTCGCGCTCGCGTTCATCGCCCTGGCCTGCTTCATCCTGGTGGAGAGCTGGGCCCCCGACCCAATGATCAATTTGCGGTTCTTCCGCAACCGGGTCTTCGCCGGCGGCCTGCTCTCCCAGATGCTCTACGGCATCGGATTCAACGGGATGATCTTCTATTCGGCGACGTTCCTGCAGCGCTTCCTCGGCTTCTCCCCGCCCCAGGCGGGCCTGGTGATGCTGCCGCCGTCCATCGCCATCATGGTCATGACGCCCGTCGCGTTCTGGCTGGCCGCCAAGCTCGGCCCCCGCCCCGCGATCGGCGGCGGCCTCGCCCTCATGGCCTTCGGCATGTTCCTGTTCTCCACCATCCAGCAGGGCGACGGCTACGCCGACCTCATGCCCGGCGTCATGATCGTCGGCGTGGGCGCCGCGATGGGCATGCCGCTCGTCATGTACGTCCTGAAGGCCGTCCCGGAGCAGCAGGCGGGCGTCGCGAGCGGCATCATCAACGTCATCCGCGAGGCCTCGGGCGCCTTCGGCATCGCCATCGTGGGCCTGCTCATCCACCACGTCCCCGACGAGGGCGCGAGCGCCGCCGAACTGGAGACGTTCCGCAGCGGCACCGCCTCCGGCCTCATCCTCGGCGCCGTCCTCGTCCTCATCGGCGGCCTGATCAGCGGCCTCACCCTCCCCAGCCGCCGGGGATGGCTGGGCCCCAAGCACGGCAAGTCCTCGCCCCTCGTCGAACCCACCCCCCGCCGCCCCGCAGAACCTCCTCGCGACCCCGTCCCCGCCCTGACCGCCCCGATCGCCGTCGCCACTCCGCCGGGCGAGCCCCTCCCACTCCCCCTCACCTGGGAGGAAGACCCCATGCCCGAACCCACCCCGGGCCCCCACTGGTGGACCGACACTCCCCCGAAGCCCCACGACGACACCTACACCTGGACGACCGAAACCCCCTGGCCTCCACCCCCACCCACCCCCAACCCCTGGAAAGACTGGCCCACCCCCACAGACCCACCCCCCACCACCCCCACGGAGCCACCGCCCACCGCCGCGGAGCCACCGCCCACCGCCGCGGAGCCACCGCCCACCGCCACCCCCACCCCACCCCCAGCCAACAAACCCCCCTCGAACACACCCCCCACCCCACCGCCGCTCAGCCTCCCCCCAAACACTCCCCCCGCCCCACCCCCGCAGCGGAACCTGCCGCACCCCCCAACCCCCAAGCCGTCTGGCAGCGCCGCCCCACCCTTGAACGAGCCCCCGGGAAACCTCACGGCTCCCTGCGGTCAAGCAGAACCCCTGCACAGCCCGGGCCCGCGCGACGCAAGCGAAACCGCAGAAGCCTCCGACTCCCCAGGCCACGAATGGGCACCTCCGCGCGAAATCACACCCGGCACTGGCGCCCCCGAAGACCGTCCGCTCGGCAACGGCTCAGCGCCCCGCCCCAGCGCCGCCGAACAAGAACACAAGCCCACCTCCCCACATCTCGAACGCGCCACCAGACAGCCCAAGAAAGACCCCGGCCAACAGGCCGCCCCCGGGCAGCCCACCGAAGGCATCAAGTCCCCCCTCACCAACAACTCGGGAACCACCGCCGGAAGCACCGAAAAACTCCCGACCGAGACCACGACCGCCCCTGGCCACAGGCACCCAGCGGCACCCGGTGAACTCACCGACCCCGGCGCTAGCAGCGAGCACCGGCTCGACAGCAACCCGCAGACCACCGCAGGCGTCGCCGCCACACGGCCGGCCGAAGACGTCAAGACGCCACTGGACGAGCAGCCAACGACACCCACCGAGGGCGGCAGGGCTCCATTCAGCGGCAATTCCGGAGCCGCCGCCGAAAGCACCGGACAACCCACGAGCGGGAGCACGGCCGCCCCCAGTGACGAACACCCGACCGCTCCCCGGTACGGACACCCAGCAGAACCTGGCGAGCGTGCCGATCTCGGCGAAAGCGGTGCGCAGTGGCTCGACGGGCCAGAGGCCAACGCAGGCGTAGCCACCACGCGGCCTGCCGAGGGGGCGAAGGCGGCGCCGGGCGGGCGGTCGATTGGTCTTCCGGAGGCTACCTCGCCAGAGATGGGCGACGGGCTGCTCGGAGGCGGTTCAGAGGGCGGGGACGGGGGCGCGGAGTCGTTGGTGGACGGTGGGTCGGCGGGGGCCGGCGAAGCCGATGGCGGGAGCGGCGGGCGGCCCGCGCCGCCTGAGGGGTGGTACGAGCCTTATGTGCCCGAAGAGGAGCCGGCGGAGAAGCCGCACATCGTCCCGCGTAGTGATGCCTGGTAG